In Platichthys flesus chromosome 20, fPlaFle2.1, whole genome shotgun sequence, a single genomic region encodes these proteins:
- the acsl5 gene encoding long-chain-fatty-acid--CoA ligase 5, translated as MDFLFQVLFSPLPTSAIFSLLTLAAATLFYLNTRPSPLRAPADLQHQTLGIKDGARKTALLEGNDNLISCCDEDAKTLYEVFQRGLRVSGNGPCLGSRKPGQPYKWLKYKQVSERAEHLGSGLLHRGLKPNTDTFIGIFAQNRPEWIIGELACYTYSMVVVPLYDTLGPEALVFIIDRAEISTVICDNLSKVETLLQNREKGLSPVLKTIVVMDDFSSELVKRGTTCGVDIVSMKDLEDLGESNHQNPIPPKPEDLSIVCFTSGTTGNPKGAMLTHENVVSNAAGVIASFESSVAPNTQDVSISFLPLAHMFERVVQTVIYGAGARVGFFQGDIRLLPDDMKTLKPTIFPVVPRLLNRVYDKVQSGAATIFKKRLLNFAVERKYAEVKEGIIRNNSIWDKLIFHKVQESLGGRVRVMVTGAAPISPSVLNFLRAALGCQIFEAYGQTECTAGCTFTMPGDATSGHVGAPLPCNIVKLVDVEEMNYFASNGEGEVCIKGLNVFRGYLKDPEKTAEALDENGWLHTGDIGKWLPSGVLKIIDRKKNIFKLAQGEYIAPERIENVYIRSGPVAQVFVHGDSLQSCLVAVVVPESDVLPDLGKSLGCTGSVEELCKRTEIKKAILSDMIRLGKEAGLKSFEQVKDVYLHPELFSIENGLLTPTLKAKRNELKILFQPQIDKLYADLQ; from the exons ATGGACTTCCTGTTCCAGGTGCTGTTCTCTCCCCTCCCGACGTCGGCCATCTTCTCCCTGCTCACCCTGGCAGCTGCCACCTTGTTTTACCTCAACACGCGGCCCAGTCCCCTGCGAGCCCCGGCCGACCTCCAGCACCAGACGCTGGGCATCAAG GATGGAGCGAGAAAGACGGCTTTGCTCGAAGGGAACGACAACCTGATCTCGTGCTGCGACGAGGACGCCAAGACTCTGTATGAGGTGTTCCAGAGGGGGCTGAGAGTTTCAG GTAACGGGCCGTGCCTGGGCAGCAGGAAGCCTGGACAGCCGTACAAGTGGCTGAAGTACAAACAG GTGTCGGAGCGGGCGGAGCACCTGGGGTCAGGCCTCCTCCACCGAGGCCTGAAGCCGAACACGGACACCTTCATCGGCATCTTCGCTCAGAACAGACCTGAG TGGATTATCGGTGAACTGGCTTGTTACACGTACTCCATGGTCGTGGTCCCCCTGTACGACACCCTGGGTCCTGAGGCCCTGGTGTTCATTATCGACCGAG CCGAGATCTCCACTGTGATTTGTGACAATCTGAGCAAAGTGGAGACGCTGCTGCAGAACCGGGAGAAAGGCCTGAGCCCTGTTCTCAAGACCATCGTGGTCATGGATGATTTCTCCTCCGAGTTGGTGAAGAGAGGGACCACGTGTGGGGTGGACATTGTTTCCATGAAGGATCTGGAG GATCTGGGAGAAAGTAATCATCAAAATCCAATC CCACCGAAGCCAGAGGACCTGAGCATTGTTTGCTTCACCAGTGGCACCACAG GAAACCCTAAAGGAGCCATGTTGACCCACGAGAACGTGGTCTCTAATGCTGCAGGTGTCATTGCCAGCTTTGAG TCGTCAGTAGCTCCAAACACGCAGGACGTGAGCATCTCCTTCCTGCCTTTAGCTCACATGTTTGAGAGAGTGGTGCAG ACGGTGATCTACGGTGCAGGGGCGAGGGTGGGCTTCTTCCAGGGGGACATCCGACTGCTGCCGGACGACATGAAGACCCTGAAGCCGACCATTTTCCCCGTAGTTCCTCGCCTTCTCAACCGGGTTTATGACAAG GTCCAGAGCGGCGCCGCGACCATCTTCAAGAAACGGCTCCTGAACTTCGCGGTGGAGCGGAAATACGCTGAGGTCAAAGAGGGCATCATCAGGAACAACAGCATCTGGGACAAGCTGATCTTCCACAAAGTCCAG GAGTCTCTGGGCGGACGTGTGCGAGTGATGGTGACGGGAGCAGCTCCCATATCTCCATCTGTCCTCAACTTCCTCAGGGCGGCTCTGGGCTGTCAG ATCTTCGAGGCGTACGGTCAGACAGAGTGCACGGCCGGCTGCACCTTCACCATGCCCGGTGATGCCACCTCAG GCCACGTCGGGGCCCCGCTGCCCTGTAATATTGTGAAGTTGGTGGATGTTGAAGAAATGAACTATTTCGCCTCAAATGGAGAAGGGGAG gTCTGTATCAAAGGTTTAAATGTGTTCAGAGGATACTTGAAAGATCCTGAGAAAACTGCAGAGGCCTTGGATGAGAACGGGTGGCTCCACACCGGAGACATTGGAAAATGGCTTCCG AGTGGAGTTCTGAAGATTATTGACCGGAAGAAGAACATCTTCAAGCTGGCTCAGGGCGAGTACATCGCCCCGGAGAGGATTGAGAATGTGTATATACGCAGTGGACCTGTGGCCCAAGTGTTTGTGCACGGAGACAGTCTACAG TCCTGCCTGGTCGCCGTCGTGGTCCCGGAATCTGATGTGCTGCCCGATCTGGGCAAAAGTCTTGGCTGCACAGGCTCCGTGGAAGAACTCTGCAAACGCACG GAAATTAAGAAGGCAATTCTTTCAGACATGATCAGACTGGGCAAAGAAGCAGGTCTCAAGTCCTTTGAGCAG GTGAAAGACGTCTACCTCCATCCGGAGCTGTTCTCCATCGAGAACGGCTTGTTGACCCCCACGCTCAAGGCCAAGAGGAATGAGCTCAAAATTCTCTTCCAGCCACAGATCGACAAACTGTACGCCGACCtccaataa
- the gucy2g gene encoding guanylate cyclase 2G — MSHTLALHVTLVLTAAAAAAVADNSTNGSHHYKLIIGFQAPWNMSFPFSAQRLGSAIQIAVEKVNTNPAFVGNFSLDFVFTDTDCNPKLSLGGFIHQVWKENVSALFGPACPGEAEVTGLIASAWNIPMFGFVGQSSKIDDRGIYDSYIKIVPPLKRSSEVLVKTLEFFGWSHVAMIGGGLESNTWDKVDALWKTVEDPLRDKFKLMEAVQFDTSNPQLVTRNIKYISTVARVIVVLSNREDSTALLLEAERQGLMKGDYVFFLVQHFEDNLWKNSLNSTMSQHSRRAFDMAFIIGQKSYEGYEYNDFFEQVFQRLKGNPFRSNLTSAREVSPYSAYLHDAVLLYAMGLKDTIKDRKDPHDGRQLLQRLKNKNNIRFYGASGLVHFDEEGERNLDYSIYDLQYTGDRIKFVPILNFDSETKTIRPTSLFASVVWPKGRVPSDKPECGFNNEFCEWLNNDIALLALLVTFPVIGVLGVLCIGFLSLQKIRLQTRLDDSCWWLIDYSDITIIRELSGNQALSLTTTGSQSGSGGSKSIFSSNSYGLMDKTGREHIYTTIGLYQGNQVAIKYIKNPVSCNLQKPSVIREFSEMKEMKHENLVQFFGACIEPPNVCLIMQYCKKGSLKDVLKTSDVELDGMFKLSFAYDIVNGMEFIHKSSLQFHGNLRPSTCLVDSRLQIKLSGFGLSEFKNNIMPVETVNYEEMYWTAPELLIQVGLQSNGTPKGDVYSFSIIMWELMYNSKTGPYPDVNLEPKEVIMQLRTPFEGEPLRPWLSDELCDSSINSLLRACWSENADHRPPFGSIRRQLRDTSPESHTNILDNMVDKLEKYANHLEDVVEERTNQLTAEKARADKLLSSMLPRYIADQLMAGKSVAPQSYEMVTIFFSDIVGFTSMCSVSSAMEVVTLLNDLYSLFDDIIKMYDVYKVETIGDAYMVASGLPISNGFTHALEICTMALHFLSAIKVFRIHHMPTERLAIRIGIHSGPVVAGVVGNTMPRYCLFGDTVNMASRMESNSLPLMIHISQCTADILFQVGSFEMEERGEIEMKGKGCHKTYWLLSKKDFDPPLFAHGSPPAEGFKLHPEKPCVTRSTEKRVHKILNKAHMTDVETPTVHILGTSRGSDQNLETFCRNVQK, encoded by the exons ATGAGCCACACGTTGGCGCTTCATGTCACTTTGGTgttaactgctgctgctgctgctgctgtggctgacaACAGCACAAATGGCTCTCACCATTACAAGCTGATCATTGGTTTCCAGGCTCCCTGGAACATGTCCTTCCCCTTCAGCGCCCAGCGCCTGGGCTCGGCCATTCAGATCGCCGTGGAGAAGGTGAACACCAATCCTGCCTTCGTGGGAAACTTCTCTCTGGACTTTGTGTTCACGGACACAGACTGTAATCCCAAACTGTCCCTGGGAGGATTCATCCACCAGGTGTGGAAGGAGAACGTGTCCGCACTGTTCGGTCCAGCTTGTCCAGGAGAGGCCGAG GTGACTGGTCTCATCGCCTCGGCGTGGAACATCCCCATGTTCGGGTTTGTGGGTCAATCGTCCAAAATCGACGACAGGGGCATCTACGACTCCTACATCAAAATCGTGCCCCCTCTGAAAAGAAGCTCAGAGGTGCTGGTGAAGACGTTGGAGTTCTTTGGCTGGAGTCACGTGGCGATGATCGGAGGTGGGCTGGAATCGAACACCTGGGACAAAGTGGACGCCCTGTGGAAAACGGTGGAGGATCCACTGAGAGACAAATTCAAACTGATGGAAGCCGTCCAGTTCGACACCAGCAACCCGCAGCTGGTCACAAGGAACATCAAGTACATCTCAACAGTGGCCAGAG TGATCGTGGTGCTGTCCAACAGAGAGGACTCCACGgccctgctgctggaggccgaGCGCCAGGGGCTCATGAAAGGAGACTACGTCTTCTTCCTGGTGCAGCACTTTGAG GATAACTTGTGGAAAAATTCCCTGAACAGCACAATGAGCCAACACTCACGGAGAGCTTTTGACATGGCCTTTATAATCGGCCAGAAATCCTACGAAGGCTACGAGTACAACGACTTCTTTGAGCAGGTGTTCCAAAGACTGAAGGGAAACCCGTTCAGGAGCAACCTGACATCTGCAAGGGAG GTGAGCCCCTACTCGGCCTACCTGCACGACGCAGTGCTTCTCTACGCGATGGGGCTGAAGGACACCATCAAGGACAGGAAGGACCCTCATGACGGacggcagctgctgcagaggctgaagaataaaaacaacattcgATTTTACG GTGCGTCCGGACTTGTCCACTTTgacgaggagggggagagaaatcTGGACTATTCCATTTATGACCTGCAGTACACAGGAGACCGCATCAAGTTTGTGCCCATTCTGAATTTTGACAGTGAAACCAAAACCATCCG GCCAACTTCCCTGTTTGCCTCCGTGGTTTGGCCCAAAGGCCGGGTTCCCTCAGACAAACCAGAGTGTGGCTTCAACAACGAATTCTGTGAATGGCTGAACAACG ACATCGCCCTGCTGGCCCTGCTGGTGACCTTCCCCGTCATCGGGGTTCTGGGAGTTCTGTGCATCGGGTTCCTCAGTCTGCAGAAGATCCGGCTCCAGACGCGGCTGGACGACTCCTGCTGGTGGCTCATCGACTACAGCGACATCACCATCATCAGGGAGCTCTCT GGAAATCAGGCTTTATCCCTGACGACCACGGGCAGCCAGAGTGGCAGCGGAGGCTCTAAGTCGATTTTCTCCAGCAACAGCTACGGCCTGATGGACAAGACGGGGAGAGAACACATCTACACCACCATAGGGCTCTACCAG GGGAATCAAGTGGCCATCAAGTACATCAAGAACCCTGTGAGCTGCAATCTCCAGAAACCTTCAGTTATCAGAGAGTTCAGTGAG atgaaggagatgaaacACGAGAACCTGGTGCAGTTCTTCGGGGCGTGCATCGAGCCGCCCAACGTGTGCTTGATCATGCAGTACTGCAAGAAAGGCAGTCTGAAG GATGTTTTAAAGACTTCAGATGTTGAGCTGGACGGGATGTTTAAACTCTCCTTTGCTTATGACATTGTAAAT GGAATGGAGTTCATCCACAAGAGCAGCCTGCAATTTCATGGAAACCTGAGGCCCAGCACGTGTCTGGTAGACAGTCGACTGCAGATCAAACTCTCCGGCTTCGGATTGTCGgagtttaaaaacaacatcatgcCCGTGGAGACGGTCAATTATGAAG AGATGTACTGGACCGCCCCCGAGCTCCTGATACAAGTCGGCCTCCAGAGCAACGGGACGCCCAAAGGTGACGTCTACAGCTTCTCCATCATCATGTGGGAACTCATGTACAACTCAAAGACCGGTCCATACCCTGACGTCAACCTGGAGCCCAAAG AGGTTATCATGCAGTTACGGACGCCTTTCGAAGGGGAGCCCCTGAGACCATGGCTCTCTGACGAGCTGTGTGACTCGAGCATCAACTCGCTGCTCCGCGCCTGCTGGAGTGAGAACGCTGACCACCGACCACCGTTTGGCTCGATACGCAGACAGCTGAGGGACACCAGCCCGGAGAG TCACACAAATATCCTGGACAACATGGTGGATAAGTTGGAGAAGTATGCAAATCACTTGGAGGatgtggtggaggagaggacaAATCAGCTGACAGCAGAGAAGGCCCGCGCAGACAAGCTTCTCTCCAGCATGTTGCCAAGGTACATTGCAGACCAGCTGATGGCCGGGAAGTCGGTGGCGCCGCAGAGCTACGAGATGGTCACCATCTTCTTCTCCGACATTGTGGGTTTCACCTCCATGTGCTCCGTCAGCTCCGCGATGGAGGTGGTCACGTTACTCAACGACCTCTACAGCCTCTTCGACGACATCATCAAGATGTACGATGTCTACAAA GTGGAAACGATAGGCGATGCGTACATGGTGGCCAGCGGGCTGCCCATCAGCAACGGCTTCACGCACGCTTTGGAGATCTGCACGATGGCGCTGCACTTCCTGAGCGCCATCAAGGTCTTCAGGATCCATCACATGCCCACAGAGAGACTCGCCATCCGCATCGGGATACACTCCG GTCCGGTGGTTGCAGGAGTGGTCGGCAACACCATGCCTCGCTACTGTCTGTTTGGAGACACGGTGAACATGGCGTCTCGGATGGAGAGTAACAGCCTAC CCCTGATGATTCACATATCTCAGTGCACTGCAGACATCCTGTTCCAGGTGGGATCGTTTgagatggaggaaagaggagaaatcGAAATGAAG GGAAAAGGGTGTCACAAGACCTACTGGCTGCTGAGCAAGAAGGACTTTGACCCTCCTCTCTTTGCTCATGGCTCTCCACCAGCTGAGGGTTTCAAACTACACCCCGAG AAACCATGTGTGACCAGGTCCACTGAGAAAAGGGTCCACAAGATCCTGAACAAAGCTCACATGACGGACGTCGAGACTCCCACGGTGCACATCTTAGGAACGAGCCGAGGTTCCGACCAGAATTTGGAGACATTTTGCAGGAATGTCCAGAAATGA
- the tectb gene encoding beta-tectorin, with protein sequence MASLRALLMLLPVAWTCPPQKADYVMVSCFPNAIIANVPECPYGWEIEQLSLGGICYTGIHSPGYFRFIISDLTPKNHSYCGTQSEYMPGKDPKYIFYNSIVSNDTSLTVRNQPVNYTFSCMYRAAYLVNNAVFSQRVATVYVNNGSLGTFRSQLSMSVFTNSKFLYSKDAPYVIDTSEIGSEVFIGIEAKGLSNRFKVVINNCWATPSPYSTDRKRWSLIINSCSSDNTVTIFENAKDSRSTFKFNSFRFQRLEKVSTVWLHCEVHVCDAERLVCQPTPCSARSVSAEADPNGGILTAEFHIKGYGYSNNGHKPGSSLLILLLLLINSCCVFTKLTNYELKA encoded by the exons ATGGCCTCTCTTCGTGCACTGCTGATGCTGTTGCCTGTTGCGTGGACCTGCCCGCCCCAGAAAGCAG ACTATGTCATGGTGTCTTGTTTCCCCAACGCCATCATTGCCAATGTCCCAGAATGCCCGTACGGCTGGGAGATTGAGCAGCTATCCCTGGGGGGCATCTGCTACACTGGAATACACAGCCCGGGCTACTTCCGCTTCATCATCTCGGACCTAACACCTAAAAACCACTCGTACTGCGGCACACAGTCCGAG TACATGCCCGGCAAAGACCCAAAGTACATCTTCTACAACTCCATCGTGTCCAACGACACGTCCCTCACGGTCAGGAACCAGCCCGTCAACTACACCTTCAGCTGCATGTACCGAGCCGCCTACCTGGTGAATAACGCCGTCTTCAGCCAGAG AGTGGCTACAGTTTATGTGAACAACGGGAGTTTAGGCACTTTTAGATCACAGTTGTCTATGAGCGTGTTCACG aATTCAAAGTTCCTGTACTCCAAGGACGCTCCCTATGTGATCGACACTTCTGAGATCGGCTCTGAAGTTTTTATCGGGATTGAAGCTAAAGGACTCAGCAACAG ATTCAAAGTTGTAATCAACAACTGCTGGGCCACTCCGAGCCCGTACtcgacagacaggaagaggtgGAGTCTCATCATCAACAG CTGCTCCTCCGACAACACTGTGACTATTTTTGAGAACGCCAAAGACAGCCGCTCCACGTTCAAGTTCAACTCCTTCCGCTTCCAACGGCTGGAGAAGGTTTCCACCGTGTGGCTGCACTGCGAGGTGCACGTGTGTGATGCCGAGAGGCTCGTCTGTCAGCCG ACCCCCTGCTCTGCGAGAAGTGTGTCAGCTGAAGCAGATCCGAATGGGGGGATCCTCACGGCTGAGTTTCACATTAAAG GTTACGGATATTCCAATAACGGACACAAACCAG GCTCATCGctcctcatcctgctgctgctcctgataaactcctgttgtgttttcactaaaCTGACTAATTATGAACTAAAAGCTTAA
- the LOC133931658 gene encoding dickkopf-related protein 3-like isoform X1, whose product MSGNLWMLVLVLCVSWSEARIWAWMLNMPQSSPKDGTLREGSHISKPTMVLCDHDRTCGRGFSCDRHFGLCVPLRGESHYCRRDAQCVRGLSCMFGKCHRSIPNGQEGARCKVDRDCGASMCCARHHGEQVCKRRLIRGESCYVPDGGLAFSINQICPCDEGLLCRDNSAPHRRERDFIYQPERTSWTCQVPKT is encoded by the exons ATGTCGGGGAATCTGTGGAtgctggttctggttctgtgCGTCTCCTGGTCCGAGGCTCGTATTTGGGCCTGGATGCTCAACATGCCTCAGAGCTCCCCCAAAGATGGAACACTCAGAGAAGGATCTCACATCTCCAAACCAACCATG gTTCTGTGCGACCACGACAGGACGTGTGGGCGGGGCTTTTCCTGCGACCGCCACTTCGGTCTGTGCGTCCCCCTGCGAGGAGAGAGCCACTACTGTCGCCGGGACGCTCAGTGTGTCCGGGGCCTCAGCTGCATGTTCGGCAAGTGTCACCGCAGCATTCCCAACGGACAGGAAG GTGCCAGATGTAAAGTGGACAGGGACTGCGGGGCGTCCATGTGTTGCGCCCGACACCACGGGGAGCAGGTGTGCAAGAGGCGTCTGATTCGTGGAGAGAGCTGCTACGTGCCGGACGGCGGCCTGGCGTTCAGCATCAACCAGATCTGTCCGTGTGATGAGGGGCTGCTGTGCCGGGACAACAGTGCTCCACACAGGAGAGA GAGGGATTTTATTTACCAGCCAGAGCGAACCAGCTGGACCTGTCAAGTTCCCAAAACCTGA
- the LOC133931658 gene encoding dickkopf-related protein 3-like isoform X2, with product MSGNLWMLVLVLCVSWSEARIWAWMLNMPQSSPKDGTLREGSHISKPTMVLCDHDRTCGRGFSCDRHFGLCVPLRGESHYCRRDAQCVRGLSCMFGKCHRSIPNGQEGARCKVDRDCGASMCCARHHGEQVCKRRLIRGESCYVPDGGLAFSINQICPCDEGLLCRDNSAPHRRE from the exons ATGTCGGGGAATCTGTGGAtgctggttctggttctgtgCGTCTCCTGGTCCGAGGCTCGTATTTGGGCCTGGATGCTCAACATGCCTCAGAGCTCCCCCAAAGATGGAACACTCAGAGAAGGATCTCACATCTCCAAACCAACCATG gTTCTGTGCGACCACGACAGGACGTGTGGGCGGGGCTTTTCCTGCGACCGCCACTTCGGTCTGTGCGTCCCCCTGCGAGGAGAGAGCCACTACTGTCGCCGGGACGCTCAGTGTGTCCGGGGCCTCAGCTGCATGTTCGGCAAGTGTCACCGCAGCATTCCCAACGGACAGGAAG GTGCCAGATGTAAAGTGGACAGGGACTGCGGGGCGTCCATGTGTTGCGCCCGACACCACGGGGAGCAGGTGTGCAAGAGGCGTCTGATTCGTGGAGAGAGCTGCTACGTGCCGGACGGCGGCCTGGCGTTCAGCATCAACCAGATCTGTCCGTGTGATGAGGGGCTGCTGTGCCGGGACAACAGTGCTCCACACAGGAGAGAGTGA